The sequence AGGTATATTTGGTGTTAAACAAGTTACTATTGGTAACAAATCTACAATTATTTGTTTTATAGTATTATTGTCTGTTAGTACATTACCACCTTTAGCAATCATCACAGGATCTAAAACTATATATTTAGGGCATATTTTTTTCAATTTATTGGCAACTAAAGATACAATCTCTTTATTTCCTAACATACCTATCTTAATTGAGTCTATAATAACATCATTAAATAACGTATCTATTTGATTATTTAAAAAACACGTATCTATAATATTAACATTATTTACTGTTTGTGTATTTTGAGATGTTAACGAAGTAATTATAGCACAACCATAACCACCTAAAGAGCTTATAGTTTTAATATCCGCTATAACTCCAGCTCCTCCTGATGGATCTAGACCAGCAATACTTAATATATTATTTATATGTTTCATGATGAAATTAATACCTTATCTTTACATTATAAAGAATAAGATGAATTTATTAAACCATCTATTGGAGAGCTAGCTATTCCAGAATAATTTTTTTTAGCCATTCTACCAGCAAGATAAGCATTTCTTCCAGATTGAACAGCTTGCTTCATAGCTTTTGCCATTAATACTGGATTATTTGCATATGCAATAGCTGAATTCATTAAAACTCCATCACATCCTAATTCCATAGCTATAGTAGCATCAGATGCAGTCCCAACTCCAGCATCTATTAATACAGGTATTTTAATTCTATCAATAATTAATTTAATATTCCATGGATTCAAAATTCCCATACCAGAACCTATTAAGGAAGCCAGTGGCATAACAGCAACAGCACCTAAATCTTCTAAAATATGACATTGTATTGGATCATCAGTACAATATACCATAACATTAAAACCTTCTTTTACTAGAATAGATGTAGCTTTCAATGTTTCAGGCATATTTGGAAATAGTGTATCTTGATCTGCTAAAACTTCTAATTTGACTAAATTATCACCATCTAAAAGTTCTCTAGCTAATCTTAATGTTCTAATTGCATCATTTGATGTAAAACAACCAGCTGTATTTGGTAATAAAGTATAATTTGACTTTGGAAGAAAATCTAATAAATTTTGTTCATTTTTATTTTGTCCTATATTAGTACGTCTTATAGCTACAGTTATAATTTCAGCACCACTTTCTTGCACAGCTAATTTTGTTTGTTCAAAATTTTTATATTTTCCAGTACCAACTATTAATCTTGAAGAATATTTTTTATTTGCAATTAATAAATTATCTTGTTTGTTCATTTTATTTCTTTATATTTTATAAAAATTTAAATAAATAATATATTATAATATATATCTAATAGTATCAAACATTTAAACACATCCATTGTCAGGAAATGATTATGTTAAAAATAGGTCTTACTGGTGGAATAGGCTCAGGTAAGACAACTGTATCTAATATGTTAAACAATTTAGGTGTTAAAATAATTGATACTGATATAATATCACATTCCTTAACTACTCCTAATGGAGAGGCAATCCCTTTAATTAAAAAATACTTTGGTAATCAATCATTATCTCCTGATGGTTCTATGAATCGTATATGGATGCGTTCTTATGTATTTTCTAACAATTATGAAAGAAAAAAATTAGAATTTATTATGCATCCATTAATTTTAAAAAAAACAAAAAGAGAAATAGAAAAAATATACAATAATTGTAATAAATACCATTATTTAGTAATAGTAGTTCCTTTATTATTAGAATCCAGTATGTGGATAAATATGTTTGATAAAATTTGCGTAGTAGATTGTGATTTACAAACTCAAATTGATAGAACTAAAAATCGCCCAAATATGAGTTTGTATTTGATAAAAAAAATTATAAAATCTCAAATAAAACGATCAATGCGCTTAAGACATGCTGATTATATAATAAATAATAGTTATAATATAAAATATTATGAGCTAATAAAGCAAATAAAATGTTATCATAAAATTTGGCATGAAATTAGCAATACATTTTAATATTATATAGGTTTATGTGTCTAAAGTGATATTTTTTGAATACCCATTTAATGAAAAAATTCGCGTATATTTACGTTTAGAATATTTATTTAAACATCTATTTTTATTTTCTGATCCAAAAGGAGTCAGTGCTATATCACATCACATAGCAATATCCACTTTATTTGAAATATTAGAATTAATGGAACGTGTAGATATAAAAAATTATTTATTGCAAGATCTTGAAAAACAAAAAACAGTTTTATTAAATTTAAGAAGTAATATTAATGTAGATCAACAAATTCTTGAAAATTCTATTTGTGAGATAAAACAAAATTTAATATCTTTAGCTAATAATGGTAAGCCTGGTCAATTTTTACGTGATCATGAATGGTTAAATAGTATTAGAGGACGTTTTAGTGTTTCTGGTTTTACCCCACATGTTGATATGCCTTCTTATTATTTTTGGCAAAATCAAAGTTTCGAATATAGATCAAAAAATATAGAAAAATGGATCGATTCTTTAATACCTATATATGATAGTTTAGCAATTATTATAAAATTTTTGAGAGCTTCAAATTATAATAAGAAATTTTTAGCTAAAAACGGAAGTTATAGAAAAATGTTAGGAGGTCAAGTATATCAATTGTTGAGAATTATGGTTAACGATAATAATAAAGTATTCCCAGAAATAAGTGCAAATAAACATATTATTTCAATAAGATTTTTTAATCATGATCATGAATTAAAACCATCTCATGTATCACAAGATGTAGAATTTTATATGTCATTGTGTAATATATGAAGTAAAATTTATTTTATGTTATGATATTGCGCATTCCTGCAATTCCATGAGCGCCAAAAGATATAGCTATATCTTTTAATTCTTTAGATTGACCTCCTATTGCAAATACTGGTATTTCAGTATTTTTAATAATATTGGAAAAATTGATCCAACCTAAAAATTTATTATTTGGATGTGTTTCAGTATACAATACTGAACCTAAAACTACAAAATCTGCTTCTAATAGGATTGCATGATTTAAATCTTGTCTATTATGTATGGATATGCCTAATAACTTATTATGCATTATTTTAGGTCTTGATTTATACCTATAAGCATCTACAGATCTCATGTGCATACCATCTGATAATTTACATAATTCAAATCCATGAATGCTATTTACTAATAATTGAGATTGATATTGTTTACATAATTTATATACTTGAGAAAAAATATTATTTATAATATTTTTTTTTGAAGATATATTATTACACTCCAATAAATTTGGTTCTCTAAATTGAATTAATTTTAAACCAGAATCTAAAGATTGTTCTAATTTATATAGAAATAATTTTGTATTTTGAATGTTTTGTATATTAGTTATTCCATAAACATCAGGAATTGTTAAACATTTCATAGAACGTTTCACAACTGGAGAAAAATTATTAATATCAAAGCATAATAAATTATGCCATTGACAAAATTGATTACTTTGTATTGAACTAATATTAGTATTATTATAATTAATAATTCTTAATAAAATAAATGTCTTATCTTTCTCATTATAATTTATCCAAGGGGCAATATTATTTTTTGAAATCAAGATTTTATTATCTAAATATTGATTTAAAATTTTTAACTTATTCTCATTTTTTACAAAATATACCTTAGGTAAATTCCAATTTTCTGAATGAAGATTATTATCTTTTAATAATAATATTTGATTACTATCATTTTTTATAACTAAATTATAGAAAATATTCTTATTCATCTACTGAAGACCAATACTTAGCAAACTGATATGCAATTCTACCTGAGCGAGAACCTCTTTCTATAGCCCATTGTAAAGCATATTTTTTAGATTTTTTAATACTATCATAATTTATATCAAGTTTATGAAGCCAATATTCGACTATAGCTAAATAACTATCTTGTGTAAAAGGATAAAATGCTAACCATATTCCAAATCTTTCTGATAGTGAAATTTTTTCTTCTACAGCTTCACCAGGATGTATTTCTTCATTATTAGAATGTAGATTATCTTTCATATATTCTGGTAATAAATGTCTTCTATTAGATGTTGCATAAATAATAACATTATCATTATTTGATGATACAGATCCATCTAATAATGATTTTAAAGATTTATAATCTACATCTCCTTCTTCAAAAGATAAATCATCACAAAATATTATAAACTTTTCTTGCCTAAGTCTTATTAAATCAACTATTTGATTCAAATCTTTTAAATCAGATTTATTGACTTCTATTAATCTTAAACCACAATCACTGTACTTATTTAAAATTGCTTTTACTAGAGAACTTTTACCTGTACCTCTTGCACCAGTCATTAAAACATTGTTAGATAATTTATTTTCAATAAAATTCTTAGTATTTGAATCTATAATTTTTTTTTGTTTATCTATAAATAAAAGATCATTATAATTAATTTTATCAATATTAAAAATTGGTTTTAGATAACCATTTTGTCCATTTTTAAACCATTTATATGCTTTAGCATTCCAATTTATTGGTTCTGGAATAGGAGGTAACCATGCTTCTAGTTGCTTAAGAACTTTTTCTGAAAGTTGATATAATTCATTAATTTTGTTATTCATGATATTTAAGATCTATAATTAGCGTTTATATCTATATATTGATTTGATAAATCACATGTATATATTGTTTCACTTATGATTCCATTATTTAAAGAAATTGTAAATACAATTTCTTTTTCTAACATAATATTTTTTGCTAATTTTTCAATATAATTCTCAGATTTGCTGCCATTTTTTAAAATTAAAAGGTTTCCTATATATATATCTATTTTATTTATATCTATTTCTTCCAAACATGTCTGACCAATAGCAGAAATTATTCTACCTAAATTTGGATCTGATGCATATAGTGCTGTTTTCACTAAAGGTGAATTTGCTATAGAATATCCTAC comes from Candidatus Kinetoplastibacterium sorsogonicusi and encodes:
- a CDS encoding thiazole synthase; its protein translation is MNKQDNLLIANKKYSSRLIVGTGKYKNFEQTKLAVQESGAEIITVAIRRTNIGQNKNEQNLLDFLPKSNYTLLPNTAGCFTSNDAIRTLRLARELLDGDNLVKLEVLADQDTLFPNMPETLKATSILVKEGFNVMVYCTDDPIQCHILEDLGAVAVMPLASLIGSGMGILNPWNIKLIIDRIKIPVLIDAGVGTASDATIAMELGCDGVLMNSAIAYANNPVLMAKAMKQAVQSGRNAYLAGRMAKKNYSGIASSPIDGLINSSYSL
- a CDS encoding thiamine phosphate synthase, with translation MNKNIFYNLVIKNDSNQILLLKDNNLHSENWNLPKVYFVKNENKLKILNQYLDNKILISKNNIAPWINYNEKDKTFILLRIINYNNTNISSIQSNQFCQWHNLLCFDINNFSPVVKRSMKCLTIPDVYGITNIQNIQNTKLFLYKLEQSLDSGLKLIQFREPNLLECNNISSKKNIINNIFSQVYKLCKQYQSQLLVNSIHGFELCKLSDGMHMRSVDAYRYKSRPKIMHNKLLGISIHNRQDLNHAILLEADFVVLGSVLYTETHPNNKFLGWINFSNIIKNTEIPVFAIGGQSKELKDIAISFGAHGIAGMRNIIT
- a CDS encoding ATP-binding protein; the protein is MMNNKINELYQLSEKVLKQLEAWLPPIPEPINWNAKAYKWFKNGQNGYLKPIFNIDKINYNDLLFIDKQKKIIDSNTKNFIENKLSNNVLMTGARGTGKSSLVKAILNKYSDCGLRLIEVNKSDLKDLNQIVDLIRLRQEKFIIFCDDLSFEEGDVDYKSLKSLLDGSVSSNNDNVIIYATSNRRHLLPEYMKDNLHSNNEEIHPGEAVEEKISLSERFGIWLAFYPFTQDSYLAIVEYWLHKLDINYDSIKKSKKYALQWAIERGSRSGRIAYQFAKYWSSVDE
- the coaE gene encoding dephospho-CoA kinase (Dephospho-CoA kinase (CoaE) performs the final step in coenzyme A biosynthesis.), with the protein product MLKIGLTGGIGSGKTTVSNMLNNLGVKIIDTDIISHSLTTPNGEAIPLIKKYFGNQSLSPDGSMNRIWMRSYVFSNNYERKKLEFIMHPLILKKTKREIEKIYNNCNKYHYLVIVVPLLLESSMWINMFDKICVVDCDLQTQIDRTKNRPNMSLYLIKKIIKSQIKRSMRLRHADYIINNSYNIKYYELIKQIKCYHKIWHEISNTF
- the zapD gene encoding cell division protein ZapD — translated: MSKVIFFEYPFNEKIRVYLRLEYLFKHLFLFSDPKGVSAISHHIAISTLFEILELMERVDIKNYLLQDLEKQKTVLLNLRSNINVDQQILENSICEIKQNLISLANNGKPGQFLRDHEWLNSIRGRFSVSGFTPHVDMPSYYFWQNQSFEYRSKNIEKWIDSLIPIYDSLAIIIKFLRASNYNKKFLAKNGSYRKMLGGQVYQLLRIMVNDNNKVFPEISANKHIISIRFFNHDHELKPSHVSQDVEFYMSLCNI
- the thiD gene encoding bifunctional hydroxymethylpyrimidine kinase/phosphomethylpyrimidine kinase, producing the protein MKHINNILSIAGLDPSGGAGVIADIKTISSLGGYGCAIITSLTSQNTQTVNNVNIIDTCFLNNQIDTLFNDVIIDSIKIGMLGNKEIVSLVANKLKKICPKYIVLDPVMIAKGGNVLTDNNTIKQIIVDLLPIVTCLTPNIPEAEILLERKINTVEQMKQAAKMLKEFLPNNIHNKKWVMLKGGHLIGDMAIDIIYDGNQLLELSTQKIFTKNTHGTGCTLSAAIATLLPIYHNPFLVAKIAKNYLFNSIKFANKLNVGKGHGPVHHFQQWW